From Rhodothermales bacterium:
GTGGGTGTAGGCCTCTACCCACGCCGCCGGCGCGCCGTTCATCTTTCCGAGGCGTTTCTCGACACGCGCCAGCTCGCCCCCCAGCACCGCGAGGAGCCGACAGGATTCCCACTGCGCCTGCCGGGCGAGGTCGCGCCGCGCCCAGAAGCAGGTGATGTGCTGGGCGACTACCGCCGCGGCGGCATCGTAGGCTTTTTCCACGATCAGGCCGGCGGCGTGCTGCAGCAACAGCCGCTCCTCGAAGCGGAACGTATCGATCGACCCCAGATCGGCGGCCTTCAACGCATCGCCGGCCACGCCCATCTCGGTTTCTACTTCTACCGAACGGGTGCGATACGCCTCGCCGAAGTGCTGGCGCAAGTGTTCGGCGAGTTCGCGCACGCGTTCGAGCTGGTCCTTTTTAGCCGGCGCGGGGATCCGCCCGATGGACGCCGGCGCGGGGCAGTTCAGGTCGGCCCGGAACTCGTTGATGAGCAGCCAGCGCCAGGCCGTGGCGCGGGCCGCCGGCAGGCCGGCACGGTCGTCCAGCACGGCGCCGAGGCGGGTGGCGAACACCTTGGCCAGCTCGGGGAAGGCGTGTTTGGACGCGATAGCCTCGTCGTGCTGCGGGTTGGAAAGCCAGCGGGCGAGCAGTTCGGTGGTGGAGATGTCGGGGTAGATGATACGCAGCTTCGAGGCCGCGCCGTCCCCGGTTTCGATGAAGGCGACGATGTCCTCGTAGGCCACGGTGTCGGAGGCGAGCAACTCATCGATCTCACCATCCGTGTAGCGCTGCCGGAGGATGTTGATGGCTAGACGTTTGAGTTCGGGTTCATACGTTTTGCCGCCGGCTTCCAGCTCCATCAGCACCGAGCTTGATTTGTCCCGGCGCACGCCGGGCAGGTAGAGCAGCAGCGCCGCCGGCTCGTCGATGGCCACCAGGGGCTCTACCAACTGCCGCAACGCGAAATAGGAGCCTTCAAACCGGGCGACGGAGACGGGTTGACGCGCGAGCGTGGCGGTGACGATACCCTCGCTGAGCCCAGGCGCTACTTCCGCGATAAACGGCGCGAACTCGGCCCGCGGGTCGTAAAAAACGACGACGCGGCGCTTCGCGAGGGCTTCCGCCAGCTGGCCGGCGAGGTAGGTGTGCAGGGCGTGCATGGGGGGCCTCACTTCCGTTTACGCGGGCCGCGGCCATTGCCGGCCGGCGCCGGCGCATTCAGCAAACCCTCCAGCGCGGCCTTCACCGCCGGCGACGTCCGATCCCGCACCAGCTCCTCCACGGGACGGGTGGGCGCGGGGCGGGCGGACCACTTGCCGTCTTTCCCCTCCACCCAGAACACCTCCTCCAGCCCGTGGGCAATGGTTAAACTACGATCTTCCGCGCACTTCGGCACCACCCGCTCGGGCCAGAGGTGCAGGGCGAGGTGGGCCCAGTCGTATTTGCCGGCGACGAGGTCGTCCCATTTCTCTTTGACCGACTTTTGCCAGGGGGTGTGGCCGATCATGCGCCACAGCGGACCGTAGTTGAGGATCACGCCATCGTTCAGATTCGGATTCCAGAGGGGCGCCACCCCGGCGAGCTCTGCCTGGAACGCCCGCAGCTCGGTAACCAGTGCTTCCTGGTCGGTCAGGGTCTTGCGTTGCCCGGCGGACGATCCACCCGCGGCTCCACTGGCGAGGCCGGCCAGTTTGCGTTCCTCGAACGCGACTTTTTCGTTCACCACATCCAGCGCCCGATACAGGGTATCCGCGCTGAAACGGTGGTAATAGAGCCAGACGGTGTAGGAGCCACTCGCGCTCGACAGCGGCCAGTAAATGGGCGCCTGCCGCCGGCTCTTGGAGTAGCGCTTTAAATGATCGGCGAAAAACGCGGCGGGCTTGCGAAACCACTCGCGCAGGGAGGCCACGCCCAGTATCTCGCAGGCTTCCCGCTCGATGGCTTCCACCCGATCGCCCCAGATAACAGCCAGGGCATCCCGGACGCGTCGCTCTAAATCGAGCGGATGCTCCGGGTCGTCCACGAGGATGCCCTCCCAGGCTACATCAAGTGGGTACCGGCCCTCGGCCCGCAGCCGGCGACCCGCTTCGGGCGAAAGCGGCAGGCCGTCGTCGCCCTGGAGCATTCCGGGCGGGCAGACGGGGAGTGGGGCAAACGGGTCTGGCAACTCCGGCGCCGGCCGCTCGCCCGTGGCATACCGGATGTCCCAGCGGCCAAAAGCACACCCCACGTTGTATGAAACCAATTGCTGTGCGTACTTATTCTTGTTCTCTTTGGTGATACCATAGTTCTCCCATTCAATAGACAAGCTACGTAGTGCTTCTCTATCCTGTTCTGACACGCCTATCAGTTCGGCGGATGCACGATCGATATCATTTTGGATCTGTGAAAGTATAGATAAAGCTTCGTTTCGACTGGCACTCAACTTGGCGAATTTACTTTCGATTGTCTCGCCATGATATAATAGAGGGATAAAATTGGCGTCAAACCCTCGATATTCCTCAATCGTAGAAGCACATCCATGGCGAATCCGCCAGGCTTGGAGACCAATCTCATCGAGTTTAATATCAGACTGAGTTGGTAGCGGTATGGCATTTACATCTCCGATATCAAATTGTGGATGGGCATATCTCCCTAGAAGCACCTTTATTAGTACATCAACCACGTTCGAGTTTAGGAAAGCGAGTAGAAATAGTGTCCGTTTCTGAGAATAAAGTCCCGGTCCACGGGTACTCGTAATGCAACCCGCAGGGAGAGGCTGTACATGAAATCGCTCTGTGCGATATACCCAAGTGAGTCCTGGCTCAAAGTAGAAAGGGAATTCCCGCCTTGGGCCGTTCCCAGGAGTACTTTTCCCTATCTCATCTAAGTAATTGTGGTATGCTTTCATCTCTCTCCCGGAGCCACTCCAACTGACCAATAAATGTATGTCTGCAAAGTAGGGACTTGCTTCCCCTCCCTTCGAAAATGGTCGCCAGCTCTCGGTAACGCTAACTTCCCACCACAAGCGAAGGAAGCGATCATCATTTGATGTCTGTAATCCAACCCAAGCTTCGGCACCACTGTCACAAAGCGGGGGGAATCTCTTGAATGCCGTACTCAATGAAGGCGGCAGCCAATATGCGAGTGGAGAGTTAGGCAAGTTTCTGAAGTCGTCCGAGCTCCTGATGAAGAGTTCAGAAATGGAATGTCCAGCAGCAATCGCACCAATGCAGGAGTTGACAGCTTGGTCCTTTTGATGAACAGGAACAGACGTCAAACGCAGAAATAGATTTTTCCGATGGCTAACATCCCTATTAACTATATACGCTGCGGTCTCTACCATGGCGTCAAGAACGCCACCTCCCAGATCCAGGCTGAAATATAGAAAGCCTCCATCATCCAATACATTCTTACGCCAATCTTGCGATGATGAATTGAAAAGTGGGGTACGAGTCGTAATTGCCCCTAAGGCACCCACATTGCTGAGTTTGAGAATCCATCTCTCTACCATCATGATCGCGAAATCATGCTTTGATGATGGAAACTGAGCATTGAGGTATGTTGCGGTCGTTCCAACTGATTCCCCGAAGGGGGGATTCATCACCACTACATCGTAGCGCTTGCGGCAGATGTCAATGAAGGCGAAGCCCTGCGCAGCATCTTCCGCAAAGAGGCGGCGCTGGAATCCACCCCCATTTTCGGCCTGCCCGGCGTAGGCTTCGAGTGCGTCGTACATTCGTTGCTCTGCCCGCTCCCAGAACTGTTCATCGGTGATACCGGAGAGGTTGACGGGCTGTTCGCCCTTGACCGCCTTAACACCTGGTTCGTCAAAAAGCGACCCCTGTTCGGCCCGGGATCCTTGTTCCCAGAGCCGCTTCGCGTCGGCAATGGCCGTGCGGATTTCCTCCTCGATGCGGAGGAGCGAACCCGCTTCGCCCGCGAGCATCATGTGGTCGAAAATCGTTTCCAACAGGAAGTTAAAAGCAGGTCGCTCGCCGGCGGGGAACTGCTGCTCGACGAATTCGCGAAGCAGTTCCTTTTCGCCGGGCATGGGCTCGGCACAGACAATGTTGGAGCGGGCCACACTGGGGCGTTCCGCCGGGCGAACAGACAGTGCATTCCAGGCGCGCTGGGTACGCAGCCACAGGCTCAGGTTGGCGATCTGCACGGCACGCGGGTCGATGTCGATGCCGTGGATGTTGTGCTCCACAATGAGGCGCGGTACCTCACGGAGGAACGCGGCCTTGTCCGGAAACGAAGCCGCAAAGACGACAAAAGGCGTAAAGGATTCACTGGTTGTCGCGGTGTCCGCGTCGGTTGCCAGGTCCCAGGCTTCTTCGTAGATCGTCAGGTACAGGTCAAACGCATACAACCCGAAGTGCATCGAGCCGCACGCGGGATCGAGCAGGCGGATTTCGCGGGGGTCCTTGAGCGGGCGGTGGGGGATGTACACGGGTTGCCGGAGGAGTTCTTCCTGAGACAATCCGTCCTGTTCCAGTAGTTCGGGCGCCGCTTCGTCGGGTTGGAGGAAAATCTCCGTGGGCCGGCGCACCAGGTAGCGGCAGCGCTCCTTTAAGGCCGTGTGCCCCTGCCGCATCTCATACCATATCCGCCCCAGCGTATTGTCCGTCAAAAATTCCACCACGTACCGCGGCGTAAAAAACTGGTTACGTACGGCCAGCTCGCGGCTGTTGCGCGGCGCGGCGGACTCGGCGCGCATCTGTTTGCGTTCGGCGTCGTCGTTGTAATACTGGTAGATCCAGCCGATCGTCTCGTCCTGGGTCCACACCTCCGCCAGGTCGTCGGCGTTGAGGGTGGCGAGGAGGGTTTCCAGGGCCGCGCGGCGGGGCCAGAGGAGGGCGGTGGCGTCGGTGCGGTCGAACAACACCCGGATGTGGGTGGAGAGTTCGTCGAACACGGCCTCCAGGTAGAGGCGGTAGCCGTGGTCGGGCTGCTGCGCGAGGCCCGGGGCCAGGCCGGCGAACTCGCGGAAGCCGGCGGATTGTTCGCCCTGGGAGACACATTCCTGCACCAGCTCGCGGGCCTCCATCATCTTCAGGGCCACAAACCGGTTGAGCGTCGTGAATACCGTTTCGCGGCGGTAGGCCTCCACGGCCTCGGCGGGTTTCATGCCGGCGGCGCGGTGGTGGTCGATCGCCGCCACCATCTTCGCCCGGAGAATGCACTGCGCGGCGGTGAGGTGGGCCGGCGCCTCGGCGGGGATGGTGCCGGTGAGGCGGATGTCGAACACGCCCTCGAGCTGCTCGGCGTAGTCGTGCTCCAGGAGCCGGCGGGCGGCCTGGGTGGCGCGCTGGATGCGGTTGCGGGTTTCTTTTTCCATAGTTATTGCACCTCTATTCTACTGCACCAGCACCTTCTTCCCGGCGCCGATCAGGCTCGCGCATTCGTCGCGGAGGCCCTGGAGGGCGGCGTCGAGCTGTTCTTCGGTTTCGATCCCGCCGCTGAAGTAGGCCCGGGCCGAGACCGAGGCGATCCGGTTGCCATCCACCAGCGTCCGCAATTCGCGGATGGCGTTGTCGAGCCGGCCGGGGCAGGCGTCGATGTCGGCGCGGAGTTGGGGGATGGGGGGCTGGTCGTCCGGCGGACCGGTGAAGCGCTCGAGCGGGCCGGCGATGCGGCGTTGCTGGGCCTCGTCGAGCGTCTCCCACCCCGGTGTCTCGCGCAGGGTCTGCAGGGCGGCCGTGTAGGCCGCGTCGCGCTGCGTAACGGCGGCGTCGTAGCGGTGTTTAAACGCGGCGGCGAGCGCCGAGGCGTGGTGATCGATGGGCGGGAGTTCGCGAAAAAACGTTTCGCGGCGGAGGAGGTCGTCGAGCTGGCCGGCGTGGTCGTGCAGGGCCGGCTCCAGGTCGTCTTCCTGGCTCAGGAAGGGCCAGCACAGGCGCTGCGTCTCCCGCGCGCGGCGGACGATGTTGAGCCCGTGGGTGTCCAGCGCCTGGGCCAGTTCGGCGCCCCGTTTTATGGCTTCCTTGAGGCCGGCGTGGGTGCCGTTAAACACCTTGATGGCCTGTTCCTCGTTTCCGGTCCGGATGCTGCGCAGTTTCTCCAGCGCCTCGGCCAGCACATCGGCGCCGGGGAGTCCGTGCTGCACCATGCTGCGGTGCACCCCGTCGAGGTCGGCCTCGTGCCGGGTCGCGGCGTCGCGGAGGCCTCGCGCGATCAACCCCTGGTTGATCTCGGCAATGCGCTGGCCAAATACCGTCTCGAACGCCGCGACGGCTTCCACCAGCTGCTCGAACTCCACCCCGCGTTTGAGCTGGAAAGAGGCCTGCTTGAAGAGGTTGTTGTTGTTAAACGTGGCGTTGGCCTGCACGCTCAGGGCGGAGTCGATCACCTGCCCCTTGCTGATCGCCTCGATCTTGTCCGCCCGCAGGAGGGTGATCGTGAAGAGCCGCACGGTGTCGAACGCCCACCCAAACGGCTCGCGGTCGAAGTATTCGGCGAGCTGGCTGCCGGTGGCGGCGTTGCCGTAACTTTCCCGATTTTCGATCTGCGCCAGCACCTCGGCCAGGGGACCGCTTTCGGTTTCGAACACGGGCACGCCGTTGCGGTCGCGCAGCAGCTTCAGCTCTGCGAACACCGGGGGGAGTCCGCGCAGGCTGTCCTGTTTCATCAGGGCGAGCAGATCGTTCGGCTTCACCAGCGCCGCGGCCTCTTCGAAGCGGTTGTAGACATCTGGCAGCACCTGTTCGAGGATCCGCGAGGCCGCGCGGGGCACTTCCTCGGCGCGGTCGTCCGGGCTGCGGTCGTTGCCGCGGAAGAAGACCTGGCCGGTGAGCAGGGCTGTTTTGAGGAGGCGCCGCAGTTCGCTTTCGTGCCGGCGCCGGCGGATCGTTTCCTCCTGCACTAGTGCCGTTTCGTCTTTCGTGCGGGCGTTGCGCTCCTTGCGGGCGAGGATCTCGCGGCTGCGGACCACCTCGGCGGCCTCGCGGTCGATCCCGTCGTCGAGTGCGACGGCCCAGAACACCTGTTTGGTTTCGGCCCGGCTGCGAGCGCGGAGGGCTTCCGCTTCGGTGTCTACCTCGCGTGCGTTTTGCACGAGCGAAAGATGAACCGGGATGTCGCCCTCGGTCACCAGCCGGCCGTTGATGAACAGGCCGGCCTTAAACACCTTGGCGCCGTGCAGCGTGTGGCCGGGCTGGGGTTTCCAGAGGCTGTCGATGGTTTCCTGGTAGAGCTGGAAGACGTCGCCCGTTTTGGGTTGGATGGCGGCCCGTTGCTGCTCCCAATCGTCCTCGGCCGGCGAGGGGATGCGGTATCCGTCTTCGCCCCGGCGCACCATGTGTGCCCGTTCGAGCGCCTCGAGGGCGCGTTTCACCTCGGGAAGCTGCGAGCCGGCGTCGACGGCCGGGTGGAGCGTCGCCGCCAGGTTTTCGGGGGTCCGATGGATGCTCTTCACGTACTGGAGCAGGCAGATCGCCTTGGCCACCGATTTCGCCATCGGGTGGTCCACCTTCGCCCCCATCACGTCGATCTTGCCGCGGAGCTCGCTCGAGATGTTACCCGATACCAGGTCGTACATCTGGTCGATCCGCGCCAGCCGGCCCACGGCGGCGCCGGCGAGGTTGACGGATTCGTGGATGAGCAGCTGCTGGGCGAGTTTGATGATGGTCCGGTTGGCCCCGCCCACATGTTTACTGGCGCCGCCCTGCAACCGCAGGCCTGAGACCACATCGATCACTAGCCCCACCTGGTAAGGAAGCAGCGGATACAGGTCGATAAACTGCTCGGTGGAGAGTTCGGGTTGGCGCACATCGGCGGTCAGACGCGTCGTGTCGGTGAGCCGGCCTTTGTTGTCGTTGAAGAGCTTGCGGAGGGTGGCCTCGGCATCGGCATTTTTGGAGAGTACGCGTTTGCTGGTCACTTCCGAAATGTCCGAGGGCTCCAGGTGGACCTGCAGCGGGAAGCGGTCCATGAGCCGGGCCAGCTCCACCCGCGATCCATCGAGCCCGCCCACCAGTTCGCTGAGTTTCTCCTGCGACGTAACGATGAGCCAGAGCTTGCCCCGGCCCACGCGTCCCAGGCTCTGCACCACGCCCTGGAGGTCGAGCATTTTCTGCACGTCGCGCGATACGAACTGGCCCACTTCGTCGATGACAAACACCAGGTTGTGTCCGGGCCGGCGGCGTTCGAGGAGCAGGAGGCAGCGTTCGGCGAGGAGGCCGGGGCTGATGTCGGATTTACCTTTGGCAGAAGCTACCCAGCTATTGGGGGTCACAAACGTATCTGGGTCCAGGTCGTGCATCACCCGACTCGCCTCCTGAAGGGCCATGGCAAACTGGTTCTTCCTGTAGTTCCAGTCTTTGCCGTAGGTCTTCTGGAAGTGTTCCACGAAAGCATTGAGCCGACCATCTCCTTCGAGGGTGATTTCAAGCTCGGCAAGATCCAGGTCCTTTGCATACCCGAGCCGTTGGAGCAGCTGTCGGTACATGATCTCCGTGATGGACTGGCTGCCGCTCCGGATGCCGCGGTCCGTCGAGACATCGAACACGACCGCCTCGGTCGGAATGTACTCCTGGATGTTTTTGAGCAGCACCTCGATCCGTTTATCGCCCGTCCGCCTCGCGATCAGCTCTGCCGCGCCCTGGCCGAGGATGGCCCGGTTTTCCAGCGCCAGCCCCAGCATCTTGGCGAAGCTCGACTTACCCGACCCGAAAAATCCAGACACCCAGATTCCAACGCCTTCGTGGGGTTTGTTCTTGGTTTCCCAGTAGGTGTTGATGATTTCATGGAGATGCCAGCGGATCGCGTCCGTCACGACGTATTCGCCGATCTCGTCAAAAATGATCTGCTCGTCGCTCTGGTCGACTTTGATCACTTCTTCGATGCGCCGATGGATATCGTTCGCGAAGAGGCGCTCGATTTTAAGTTCATGCATGGAAGGGACGGGTCAAAAAATCTTCGGGCGATAATTGTGTTCGGCATCGAGGACGCCCATGAAGCGCAGGCCGGCGGCGCCGTCGAGTTCGCCGGGGTAGAACAGCACGCTGGGGATATGCACCTTGCCTTTCAGCTGCTCGAGCAGCGACGAGGTGCGGTACATGGGGAAGAGCGCGCCGGCGCGAGTGATGAACACCAGGTGCCGGGTCGGATCTTTGTCGTTGGGGATCCGGCGGGCCACCAGTTCATCGAGGGGCTGGTACGAGCTGATGACCTCGTGGATCGTTTCGATGACCGTTTCGAGTCCGACAGTCCGCTCGGCCTCCGCGAGCGCCTCGGGGCCCATCTCCACCGCATCGAGAGCCTCCTGGAGGCATTCGGCGAGGGAGATGATGGTTACCGTTTTGCCGGCCTGTTCGAGCCTTGTTCGCAGGAGGGATGTCTCCCGGCGCACGTCGAACTCATC
This genomic window contains:
- the pglX gene encoding BREX-1 system adenine-specific DNA-methyltransferase PglX; translated protein: MEKETRNRIQRATQAARRLLEHDYAEQLEGVFDIRLTGTIPAEAPAHLTAAQCILRAKMVAAIDHHRAAGMKPAEAVEAYRRETVFTTLNRFVALKMMEARELVQECVSQGEQSAGFREFAGLAPGLAQQPDHGYRLYLEAVFDELSTHIRVLFDRTDATALLWPRRAALETLLATLNADDLAEVWTQDETIGWIYQYYNDDAERKQMRAESAAPRNSRELAVRNQFFTPRYVVEFLTDNTLGRIWYEMRQGHTALKERCRYLVRRPTEIFLQPDEAAPELLEQDGLSQEELLRQPVYIPHRPLKDPREIRLLDPACGSMHFGLYAFDLYLTIYEEAWDLATDADTATTSESFTPFVVFAASFPDKAAFLREVPRLIVEHNIHGIDIDPRAVQIANLSLWLRTQRAWNALSVRPAERPSVARSNIVCAEPMPGEKELLREFVEQQFPAGERPAFNFLLETIFDHMMLAGEAGSLLRIEEEIRTAIADAKRLWEQGSRAEQGSLFDEPGVKAVKGEQPVNLSGITDEQFWERAEQRMYDALEAYAGQAENGGGFQRRLFAEDAAQGFAFIDICRKRYDVVVMNPPFGESVGTTATYLNAQFPSSKHDFAIMMVERWILKLSNVGALGAITTRTPLFNSSSQDWRKNVLDDGGFLYFSLDLGGGVLDAMVETAAYIVNRDVSHRKNLFLRLTSVPVHQKDQAVNSCIGAIAAGHSISELFIRSSDDFRNLPNSPLAYWLPPSLSTAFKRFPPLCDSGAEAWVGLQTSNDDRFLRLWWEVSVTESWRPFSKGGEASPYFADIHLLVSWSGSGREMKAYHNYLDEIGKSTPGNGPRREFPFYFEPGLTWVYRTERFHVQPLPAGCITSTRGPGLYSQKRTLFLLAFLNSNVVDVLIKVLLGRYAHPQFDIGDVNAIPLPTQSDIKLDEIGLQAWRIRHGCASTIEEYRGFDANFIPLLYHGETIESKFAKLSASRNEALSILSQIQNDIDRASAELIGVSEQDREALRSLSIEWENYGITKENKNKYAQQLVSYNVGCAFGRWDIRYATGERPAPELPDPFAPLPVCPPGMLQGDDGLPLSPEAGRRLRAEGRYPLDVAWEGILVDDPEHPLDLERRVRDALAVIWGDRVEAIEREACEILGVASLREWFRKPAAFFADHLKRYSKSRRQAPIYWPLSSASGSYTVWLYYHRFSADTLYRALDVVNEKVAFEERKLAGLASGAAGGSSAGQRKTLTDQEALVTELRAFQAELAGVAPLWNPNLNDGVILNYGPLWRMIGHTPWQKSVKEKWDDLVAGKYDWAHLALHLWPERVVPKCAEDRSLTIAHGLEEVFWVEGKDGKWSARPAPTRPVEELVRDRTSPAVKAALEGLLNAPAPAGNGRGPRKRK
- the brxC gene encoding BREX system P-loop protein BrxC, whose translation is MHELKIERLFANDIHRRIEEVIKVDQSDEQIIFDEIGEYVVTDAIRWHLHEIINTYWETKNKPHEGVGIWVSGFFGSGKSSFAKMLGLALENRAILGQGAAELIARRTGDKRIEVLLKNIQEYIPTEAVVFDVSTDRGIRSGSQSITEIMYRQLLQRLGYAKDLDLAELEITLEGDGRLNAFVEHFQKTYGKDWNYRKNQFAMALQEASRVMHDLDPDTFVTPNSWVASAKGKSDISPGLLAERCLLLLERRRPGHNLVFVIDEVGQFVSRDVQKMLDLQGVVQSLGRVGRGKLWLIVTSQEKLSELVGGLDGSRVELARLMDRFPLQVHLEPSDISEVTSKRVLSKNADAEATLRKLFNDNKGRLTDTTRLTADVRQPELSTEQFIDLYPLLPYQVGLVIDVVSGLRLQGGASKHVGGANRTIIKLAQQLLIHESVNLAGAAVGRLARIDQMYDLVSGNISSELRGKIDVMGAKVDHPMAKSVAKAICLLQYVKSIHRTPENLAATLHPAVDAGSQLPEVKRALEALERAHMVRRGEDGYRIPSPAEDDWEQQRAAIQPKTGDVFQLYQETIDSLWKPQPGHTLHGAKVFKAGLFINGRLVTEGDIPVHLSLVQNAREVDTEAEALRARSRAETKQVFWAVALDDGIDREAAEVVRSREILARKERNARTKDETALVQEETIRRRRHESELRRLLKTALLTGQVFFRGNDRSPDDRAEEVPRAASRILEQVLPDVYNRFEEAAALVKPNDLLALMKQDSLRGLPPVFAELKLLRDRNGVPVFETESGPLAEVLAQIENRESYGNAATGSQLAEYFDREPFGWAFDTVRLFTITLLRADKIEAISKGQVIDSALSVQANATFNNNNLFKQASFQLKRGVEFEQLVEAVAAFETVFGQRIAEINQGLIARGLRDAATRHEADLDGVHRSMVQHGLPGADVLAEALEKLRSIRTGNEEQAIKVFNGTHAGLKEAIKRGAELAQALDTHGLNIVRRARETQRLCWPFLSQEDDLEPALHDHAGQLDDLLRRETFFRELPPIDHHASALAAAFKHRYDAAVTQRDAAYTAALQTLRETPGWETLDEAQQRRIAGPLERFTGPPDDQPPIPQLRADIDACPGRLDNAIRELRTLVDGNRIASVSARAYFSGGIETEEQLDAALQGLRDECASLIGAGKKVLVQ
- a CDS encoding BREX protein BrxB domain-containing protein, whose amino-acid sequence is MKDWKKRLTEDLEPILMRPDPRPEISAYHDMPYAIFRYSPADEFDVRRETSLLRTRLEQAGKTVTIISLAECLQEALDAVEMGPEALAEAERTVGLETVIETIHEVISSYQPLDELVARRIPNDKDPTRHLVFITRAGALFPMYRTSSLLEQLKGKVHIPSVLFYPGELDGAAGLRFMGVLDAEHNYRPKIF